A genomic stretch from candidate division KSB1 bacterium includes:
- a CDS encoding ABC transporter ATP-binding protein/permease: MHRSLKFFKYLRPALTYIFRSDRVGASASAVLLVLQSALPLASVYLMKLTVDAIAAGVSSNPQAAFSRAALYVLLLGATAALQQSLGSLAGWLNERLSLRVLDQLSDQLHAKSVAVDLGYYENPKYYDTLHRAQQGAVHRPISAYTNLLQALQNGLSMAGMVAVLLSFHWLITLLLILAVIPGVLFRLKFSQRLYHWDRSRTASQRHAYYYSYLLTGDAFAKEIRLFGLGPLFMRRFHHLRRKLRDEKLDLARRRTVFEIISQLITVATIYGSFLIMAFRAVHGFISLGDLIMYYQAFQRALSFFNNLLRSGASLYEDSLYLSNLFEFLQLEPQVIDPPKPRPIFHRIERGIEFVDVSFTYPGADQAVFAGLSFHVAAGEHIALVGRNGAGKTTLIKLLCRLYDPDDGVIRIDGVDLREFAVQDLRRQIAVVFQDFARYHMTIGDNIWFGDVFRDRKAEELEAAAQAAGLDEALRRMPKGLETLLGKMFDEGHELSLGEWQKIALARALLRQAPIIVLDEPSSALDARSEAELFYRLRKLAEGRTAFLISHRLSTARQADRIVVLDNGRVAEEGTHDQLMARGGVYSELFELQARQYGKGEG, encoded by the coding sequence ATGCATCGCTCTCTAAAATTTTTTAAATACCTAAGACCTGCTCTCACCTATATTTTCCGCAGTGATCGAGTCGGTGCATCAGCGAGCGCTGTATTATTAGTACTGCAAAGCGCCTTGCCCTTAGCCTCGGTCTATTTGATGAAGCTGACCGTCGATGCGATTGCTGCAGGTGTGAGCAGCAACCCGCAGGCGGCGTTCAGTCGCGCCGCGCTGTATGTGCTGCTGCTCGGCGCAACGGCGGCGCTGCAGCAGAGCCTCGGATCGCTGGCCGGATGGCTCAACGAACGGCTGTCTCTGCGCGTGCTCGATCAACTGAGCGACCAGCTGCACGCCAAGTCCGTCGCCGTCGATTTGGGATATTACGAAAATCCCAAGTATTACGACACGCTCCACCGCGCCCAGCAGGGCGCGGTGCATAGGCCGATCAGCGCCTACACCAACCTGCTGCAGGCGCTGCAGAACGGCCTGTCGATGGCCGGCATGGTGGCGGTGCTGCTCTCTTTTCATTGGCTGATCACCCTGCTCCTAATCCTCGCCGTCATTCCCGGCGTACTTTTTCGGCTGAAATTTTCCCAGCGTCTCTATCATTGGGACCGGTCGCGCACCGCCTCGCAGCGGCATGCCTACTATTACAGCTACCTCCTGACCGGAGATGCCTTTGCCAAAGAAATTCGCCTTTTCGGCCTAGGCCCGCTGTTTATGCGCAGATTCCATCACCTGCGCCGCAAGCTCCGCGACGAAAAGCTGGACTTGGCGCGACGCCGAACCGTTTTCGAAATCATTTCTCAGCTCATTACCGTCGCCACCATTTACGGCTCATTCCTCATCATGGCGTTTCGCGCGGTTCACGGGTTTATTTCCCTCGGCGACCTGATTATGTACTATCAGGCGTTCCAGCGCGCGCTTTCGTTTTTCAATAATCTGCTGAGGAGCGGCGCCTCGCTGTACGAAGACTCGCTCTATTTGTCGAATCTGTTCGAATTTCTGCAGCTGGAACCCCAGGTGATCGACCCGCCGAAACCGCGGCCGATCTTTCACCGCATCGAACGCGGCATCGAGTTCGTTGATGTCTCTTTTACCTATCCGGGCGCCGACCAAGCGGTTTTCGCCGGCTTGAGCTTTCATGTTGCCGCCGGAGAGCACATAGCCTTGGTGGGACGCAACGGCGCCGGCAAGACGACGCTCATCAAGCTGCTGTGCCGGTTATACGATCCGGATGACGGCGTCATCCGCATCGACGGCGTCGATCTGCGCGAGTTCGCGGTGCAGGATCTGCGGCGGCAAATCGCCGTAGTGTTCCAGGATTTCGCACGCTACCACATGACAATAGGCGACAACATCTGGTTCGGCGATGTGTTTCGCGATAGGAAGGCGGAGGAGCTCGAAGCCGCGGCGCAAGCGGCCGGACTGGATGAAGCGTTGCGCCGCATGCCGAAAGGTTTGGAAACGCTGCTCGGCAAGATGTTCGACGAGGGACACGAGCTGAGTCTGGGCGAGTGGCAAAAGATCGCCCTGGCGCGTGCTTTGTTACGGCAGGCACCGATCATCGTGCTCGATGAGCCGAGCAGCGCCCTCGACGCCCGTTCCGAAGCGGAGCTTTTTTATCGTTTGCGAAAATTGGCTGAAGGGCGCACCGCTTTTCTCATCAGCCACCGCTTGTCCACGGCGCGGCAAGCCGACCGCATCGTCGTTCTGGACAACGGGCGGGTTGCCGAGGAAGGCACACACGACCAGCTCATGGCGCGCGGCGGCGTCTATTCCGAGCTGTTCGAGCTGCAGGCGAGGCAGTATGGAAAAGGAGAAGGTTAA
- a CDS encoding glucose-1-phosphate thymidylyltransferase: MKALITAGGRGTRLRPLTHTQNKHLLPIANKPILYYALEKVAEVGIKQVGIITNQEGEEVKRGLGSGEKWGVEITYIPQEAPLGLAHAVKIAQPFIGDDPFVFYLGDNMVVGGLQRFIDAFYAEKSNCHLTLSRVKDPERFGVPELRGNRIVAIEEKPQHPKSEYAVTGIYIYDSTIFEAVNAIKPSARGELEISDAHQYLLDHGYSISYSEITGWWKDTGKPEDVLEANRLILEHIEPMHKGTADEDSYVTGNVVIDEGARIINSVVRGPAVIGKEAVIENSFIGPFTSIGHRCRVRNSEIEFSIVLDDCEILDVGIRIEGSLLGTSTRIVSSNSRPRSNRFMVGDQSLIEIP, encoded by the coding sequence ATGAAAGCACTGATCACCGCCGGCGGCAGAGGCACTCGACTGCGTCCCTTGACGCACACCCAGAACAAGCATCTTTTACCGATTGCCAACAAACCGATTTTGTACTATGCCTTGGAAAAAGTCGCCGAAGTCGGCATCAAGCAGGTGGGCATCATTACCAATCAGGAGGGTGAGGAGGTCAAGCGCGGCCTGGGGAGCGGCGAAAAGTGGGGCGTGGAGATCACCTACATCCCTCAGGAAGCGCCGTTAGGGTTGGCGCATGCGGTCAAGATTGCGCAGCCGTTCATCGGCGACGATCCGTTTGTGTTCTATTTGGGCGACAATATGGTGGTCGGCGGCCTGCAGCGATTTATCGACGCTTTTTATGCCGAGAAATCCAACTGCCATTTGACGCTTTCGCGCGTCAAGGATCCGGAGCGGTTCGGCGTGCCGGAGCTGCGCGGCAACCGCATTGTGGCCATCGAGGAAAAGCCGCAGCATCCCAAGAGCGAATATGCCGTCACCGGCATTTATATCTACGATTCGACCATCTTTGAGGCAGTCAACGCCATCAAGCCGAGTGCGCGCGGCGAGCTGGAGATTTCCGACGCCCATCAATATCTGCTCGACCACGGCTACTCGATCAGCTACTCCGAGATCACCGGTTGGTGGAAGGATACCGGCAAACCGGAAGACGTGCTCGAAGCCAATCGATTGATACTGGAGCACATCGAGCCGATGCACAAAGGCACGGCGGATGAAGATTCGTACGTGACCGGAAACGTGGTGATCGACGAGGGGGCGCGCATCATCAACAGCGTGGTGCGCGGGCCGGCGGTGATCGGCAAAGAAGCGGTAATCGAGAACAGCTTTATCGGGCCGTTTACCTCCATCGGTCATCGATGCCGCGTGCGCAACAGCGAGATCGAGTTCAGCATTGTGCTGGACGACTGCGAGATTCTCGACGTCGGCATCCGCATCGAGGGCAGCCTGCTCGGCACCTCGACGCGCATCGTCAGCTCGAACAGCCGGCCGCGTTCGAACCGCTTTATGGTCGGGGATCAGAGTTTGATCGAGATTCCGTGA
- a CDS encoding glycoside hydrolase family 92 protein — MRFRLNKLNRFIVSVFIGLAFLAACTPQSKKNPPFNPPAVIDSTPYVTEHLVRVPNGATALRPSFQTVAENDPKLGGNRRFQGLDFLLAERADAPLLRLRPSMSELKLPNDPPSPFDLENASPAYYKLRQLPEGIFVEAVASPQCGAAVFRWQFGKSFIYVQPAPGRVAMIRLANPMEMEGYVEQDGGERVYYVVRFEWSAMDGGVFKDGKRQSQKIWQVEGKDVGAFFQFSTLEGNEFMVKIAASPVSWETVRALLDREMPYWSFAYARQKAREQWESELYQIRVWSDDPKLKELFYVCLSHLLAVQSPVALQQTPIPLWLRLTEAYRSALRADKRLPVFIAKTAGTPNRGEQLSALLRQAVETKPFLADPALFACTLLGVLPNADGYVLAPGAFDRIEITPTALGGSQPLVILSQGATNAKEIRAVKWNGKKLAGAFLPRQDAEAGGTLKVQFKK; from the coding sequence ATGCGATTTCGACTCAACAAGCTCAACCGCTTTATTGTTTCGGTGTTCATAGGTCTAGCATTTTTAGCAGCCTGTACGCCGCAATCGAAGAAAAATCCGCCTTTCAATCCGCCGGCGGTTATCGATTCCACTCCTTATGTAACGGAGCATCTGGTGCGCGTTCCGAACGGCGCTACGGCACTGCGGCCCTCCTTTCAAACCGTAGCGGAAAACGACCCGAAATTGGGCGGCAACCGCCGCTTTCAAGGCCTCGATTTTCTTCTCGCCGAGCGCGCGGACGCGCCGCTTTTGCGGCTGCGGCCTTCGATGAGCGAGCTCAAACTGCCGAATGACCCGCCGTCGCCGTTTGACTTGGAGAATGCCTCCCCGGCCTATTACAAGCTGCGTCAACTTCCCGAAGGAATTTTCGTCGAAGCGGTCGCCTCGCCGCAATGCGGCGCCGCCGTCTTTCGCTGGCAGTTCGGCAAGTCATTCATTTATGTTCAGCCTGCTCCCGGCCGGGTCGCCATGATCCGCCTCGCCAATCCCATGGAAATGGAAGGTTATGTCGAGCAGGATGGGGGCGAGAGAGTCTACTATGTCGTTCGCTTTGAGTGGTCGGCAATGGACGGCGGCGTATTCAAGGACGGCAAACGGCAGTCACAAAAGATCTGGCAGGTGGAGGGCAAGGACGTCGGAGCCTTCTTTCAGTTTTCAACGCTGGAAGGCAACGAATTCATGGTGAAAATCGCGGCTTCGCCGGTAAGCTGGGAAACGGTGCGGGCGCTGCTCGACCGCGAGATGCCCTACTGGTCGTTCGCCTATGCGCGACAAAAAGCGCGCGAGCAGTGGGAGAGCGAACTCTATCAAATCCGCGTCTGGAGCGACGATCCCAAGCTGAAAGAGCTCTTTTACGTCTGCCTGAGCCATTTGTTGGCCGTACAATCGCCGGTTGCCCTGCAGCAGACACCAATACCGCTTTGGCTGCGACTTACGGAGGCTTATCGCAGTGCGCTGCGGGCGGATAAAAGGCTGCCGGTGTTCATCGCTAAAACCGCCGGTACACCAAACCGCGGAGAACAGTTGAGCGCCCTGCTGCGTCAGGCTGTCGAAACCAAGCCGTTTCTGGCCGACCCGGCGCTGTTCGCCTGCACTTTGCTGGGGGTTCTTCCGAATGCCGACGGCTATGTCTTGGCCCCCGGCGCCTTTGACCGCATCGAAATCACGCCGACGGCGCTCGGCGGCTCTCAGCCGCTGGTAATCCTCTCTCAAGGTGCGACGAACGCCAAAGAGATACGCGCCGTCAAGTGGAACGGCAAAAAGCTCGCCGGCGCCTTCCTGCCGCGCCAAGACGCCGAAGCAGGCGGAACGCTGAAGGTTCAATTCAAAAAATGA
- a CDS encoding glycoside hydrolase family 127 protein — translation MEHPRNVRFDGEFGRRIELTLKRLHGSPFDLDLLAQDVRRDPQLTRRFEEYEGDVSGRTLGVLSYHALLTGKRSSRADSLFERILAAQKPEGYFGLDQKQLGWDEWGRQIFGHGRLLAGLVMYYRSSGDPRALQAAEKLADYLTADIPLWRTLYADNPWSDLSPLIKWTNEASNRRHFIKTHMTSILEGLMMLQMISPKTERLDAAHQILAHFPEFGQYHSHSYLNTLVGAAMLCDLTDDRQLEKRLTSLYWGKILRHGVPSDGGICEFFPDDLRTEGCSVADWIRLNLFLWQITHRTVYLDQAENAWLNALDFHQTGNGAFGHAERTPNGYAAEYTEAWWCCTMHGLWAFIDLANFAAVVKEDTVWINFYAPMEFDLKLKGASSHLRLETNYPQNGNISLRLGVGNPTQFSLCLRIPEWAREWQIRVNGKPIKAEQADGYIVITRTWQKNDSVTLEMPFALRLIDERGNNLLESRELREPYRVSFFYGPLLLAADSQRNSRLPSLVTYEKGKNYQLKDTAAPFLRAKAHFMLPAVIDRLAPGIDGFVSTVFLTPLSEQTALDEWSDEWRNFMRNGEKPIRRHEVMIRMPVVIR, via the coding sequence GTGGAACATCCAAGGAACGTGCGCTTCGACGGAGAATTCGGTCGCCGTATCGAATTGACGCTGAAACGGCTGCACGGCTCGCCGTTCGATCTCGATCTGCTTGCACAGGACGTCCGACGCGATCCGCAGCTAACGCGCCGCTTCGAGGAGTACGAAGGCGACGTTTCCGGACGCACGCTTGGGGTTCTCAGCTATCATGCGCTCCTCACCGGCAAGCGATCGAGCCGCGCCGACAGTCTGTTCGAACGCATCCTCGCGGCGCAAAAACCGGAAGGCTATTTCGGCCTCGACCAGAAACAGTTAGGCTGGGATGAATGGGGCAGGCAAATCTTTGGTCACGGACGTCTGCTGGCGGGATTGGTCATGTATTACCGCTCGTCCGGCGATCCGCGCGCGCTGCAGGCGGCGGAAAAGCTCGCCGACTATCTTACGGCCGATATTCCGCTGTGGCGGACGCTGTACGCCGATAACCCTTGGAGCGATCTCTCGCCCCTGATCAAGTGGACCAACGAAGCCTCCAATCGCCGCCATTTCATCAAGACCCACATGACCAGCATCCTCGAAGGCCTGATGATGCTGCAGATGATCTCCCCAAAAACAGAGCGACTGGATGCCGCTCATCAGATCCTGGCTCATTTTCCCGAATTCGGTCAGTATCATTCGCATTCTTATCTCAACACCCTGGTCGGCGCCGCCATGCTGTGCGATCTGACCGACGATCGACAACTGGAAAAGCGGCTGACATCCCTCTATTGGGGAAAAATCCTGCGGCACGGCGTGCCGAGCGACGGCGGCATCTGCGAGTTCTTTCCGGACGATCTGCGCACGGAAGGCTGCTCGGTCGCCGATTGGATTCGCCTGAATCTTTTTCTTTGGCAGATCACGCATCGCACCGTTTACCTCGACCAGGCCGAAAACGCTTGGCTCAATGCGCTCGATTTTCATCAGACCGGCAACGGCGCGTTCGGACACGCCGAGCGCACGCCGAACGGCTATGCCGCCGAGTACACCGAAGCCTGGTGGTGCTGCACCATGCACGGCTTGTGGGCGTTTATCGACTTGGCCAATTTCGCCGCCGTTGTGAAGGAAGATACGGTGTGGATCAACTTTTACGCCCCCATGGAATTCGACCTCAAACTCAAAGGCGCAAGCTCACATTTGCGCCTCGAAACCAATTATCCCCAAAATGGGAACATTTCTTTACGGCTCGGCGTTGGCAATCCGACCCAATTTTCCCTCTGCCTGCGCATTCCCGAATGGGCAAGAGAATGGCAGATTAGAGTGAACGGCAAACCCATAAAAGCCGAGCAAGCGGACGGTTACATCGTAATCACCCGAACATGGCAAAAGAACGACAGCGTCACCCTTGAAATGCCTTTTGCGCTTCGTCTGATCGACGAACGAGGCAACAATCTGCTGGAAAGTCGCGAACTGCGCGAGCCCTACCGGGTCAGCTTTTTTTACGGACCTCTATTGCTCGCTGCGGACAGCCAGCGCAATTCTCGCTTGCCGTCGCTGGTCACCTATGAAAAGGGCAAAAATTATCAGCTCAAAGACACGGCTGCCCCTTTTCTACGCGCAAAGGCGCATTTCATGCTTCCGGCAGTGATCGACCGCCTTGCGCCCGGCATCGACGGGTTTGTCTCCACCGTATTTTTGACGCCGCTGAGCGAACAGACGGCGCTTGATGAATGGAGCGATGAATGGCGCAACTTTATGCGCAACGGCGAAAAGCCGATCCGGCGCCACGAAGTCATGATTCGTATGCCGGTGGTAATCCGTTAA
- a CDS encoding DUF1080 domain-containing protein: protein MQKLSIVLLIALTLAACSRKEQIPPKTHPDSSSWQDLFTPDLSNAVYADTVWTFQNGILTAAYDENIWTKEVYDNFILDLEFMTADSTNSGIIVYCSDINDWIPNSVEIQIADDYSPKWGNMPRTWQCGAIFGRLAASKSMVKKPGEWNRCTVTCVDSLIWVMLNGETVTHMNMKQWTSATHNPDGSEIPAWLSKPLAELPTKGHIGLQGKHADAPIWFRNLKIKVLN from the coding sequence ATGCAAAAATTGTCCATTGTTTTGTTGATCGCCCTTACCCTGGCGGCCTGCAGCCGCAAAGAGCAAATTCCGCCCAAAACCCATCCGGATTCCAGCAGTTGGCAGGATCTCTTTACGCCGGATCTTTCCAACGCCGTCTATGCCGATACCGTATGGACGTTTCAAAACGGCATCCTGACCGCCGCCTATGATGAAAACATCTGGACCAAAGAGGTCTATGACAACTTTATCCTTGATCTCGAATTCATGACCGCCGACAGCACCAACAGCGGCATCATCGTTTATTGCTCGGACATCAACGACTGGATCCCGAACTCGGTCGAAATTCAGATTGCCGACGACTATTCGCCTAAATGGGGAAACATGCCGCGCACCTGGCAGTGCGGCGCCATTTTCGGCCGCCTGGCGGCAAGCAAAAGTATGGTCAAAAAGCCCGGCGAATGGAACCGCTGCACCGTCACCTGCGTGGACAGCCTCATTTGGGTCATGCTGAACGGCGAAACCGTCACCCACATGAACATGAAACAATGGACCTCGGCGACGCATAACCCCGACGGCAGCGAAATTCCCGCCTGGCTCAGCAAACCGCTGGCTGAACTGCCGACAAAGGGTCACATCGGCCTGCAAGGCAAGCACGCTGATGCGCCCATCTGGTTCCGCAACCTAAAGATCAAAGTATTGAACTGA
- a CDS encoding M23 family metallopeptidase: protein MPRRGERGGFWEDRGDRRHTGVDLYAPEGSPVIACADGRVVQIGLFTSPKDICYWRETWFCLVRQMNGLYVRYAEMGQVCVGEGDYLAAGERIGSIGRVLDLDKVDASAPFYIRRLKAEGFPAMLHLEMLKAPPQAWPDYRGGNWFGEGDAPSFLDPQAVFDSTE, encoded by the coding sequence ATGCCTCGACGCGGTGAGCGCGGCGGATTTTGGGAAGATCGCGGCGACCGGAGACATACAGGCGTCGACCTCTACGCACCGGAGGGGAGTCCTGTTATCGCCTGCGCCGATGGTCGAGTCGTACAAATCGGGCTCTTTACCTCGCCGAAAGACATTTGCTATTGGCGCGAAACGTGGTTTTGTCTGGTCAGGCAGATGAACGGCCTTTATGTGCGCTATGCCGAAATGGGGCAAGTATGTGTCGGGGAAGGCGATTATTTAGCGGCCGGGGAACGTATCGGCAGTATCGGGCGAGTGCTCGACCTGGATAAAGTGGACGCTTCAGCGCCGTTCTATATTCGCCGGCTCAAGGCTGAGGGGTTTCCGGCAATGCTGCATCTGGAAATGCTCAAGGCGCCGCCGCAAGCTTGGCCGGACTATCGCGGCGGCAACTGGTTCGGTGAAGGGGATGCCCCTTCTTTCCTTGATCCGCAGGCGGTTTTTGACAGCACTGAGTAG
- a CDS encoding M48 family metallopeptidase, producing the protein MKIGTRLSIVLMAVLSACTTVPITGRKQLNLIPQSDMLSMSYQQYDAFLKENKLSTDSQATAMVKSVGSRIQKAVEQYFAEQKMSSHLQGYNWEFNLVESDQVNAWCMPGGKVVVYTGILPLTQDEAGLAVVMGHEIAHAVAEHGNERMSQALLQQLGGVALTVAMRDKPEETRNLWLSLYGVGTTVGAILPYSRLHESEADELGLIFMAMAGYDPNAAIPFWQRMAALKGGQAPPEFLSTHPSDETRIRKIKEILPKAMKYYRPQQ; encoded by the coding sequence ATGAAAATTGGAACCAGATTGAGCATCGTTCTCATGGCGGTGCTGAGCGCCTGCACGACGGTACCGATCACCGGCAGAAAGCAGCTCAATCTCATCCCGCAATCCGACATGCTGTCGATGAGCTATCAACAGTACGATGCTTTCCTCAAGGAGAACAAGCTCAGCACAGATTCCCAGGCTACGGCAATGGTCAAGAGCGTCGGCAGCCGGATTCAAAAGGCGGTCGAGCAGTATTTTGCCGAGCAAAAGATGAGCAGCCATCTGCAGGGCTACAATTGGGAGTTCAATCTGGTGGAGAGCGACCAGGTCAATGCCTGGTGCATGCCGGGCGGAAAAGTAGTGGTTTACACCGGAATCCTGCCGCTGACGCAGGATGAGGCCGGTTTAGCGGTCGTTATGGGGCATGAGATTGCCCATGCCGTCGCAGAGCACGGCAACGAGCGCATGAGCCAAGCGCTGCTGCAGCAGCTCGGCGGCGTGGCGTTGACCGTGGCCATGCGCGACAAACCCGAGGAGACCCGCAATCTTTGGCTCTCTCTTTACGGCGTCGGCACGACGGTGGGTGCGATTTTGCCCTACAGCCGGCTGCATGAAAGCGAAGCGGACGAGCTGGGTTTGATTTTTATGGCCATGGCGGGTTACGATCCGAACGCCGCTATTCCGTTTTGGCAACGCATGGCGGCTCTGAAGGGAGGGCAGGCGCCGCCTGAATTCCTCAGCACCCATCCCTCGGATGAAACGCGCATCCGTAAAATCAAAGAAATTTTGCCGAAGGCAATGAAGTACTATCGGCCGCAGCAGTAA
- a CDS encoding CotH kinase family protein has protein sequence MKIRTFLEFIGLWSTLLFSNLSAQVVINEVCPANLSGPRDEFGERDDWIELYNAGNQMADLSGWWISDNLKSPQKHRLVGLILPPQARLILWADGQPEQGPTHLSFKLSRSGEQLILTAADGMSEFFPYPELPPDQSFGRSPDGDSKLVIFPTPTPGSPNPAADKIIKKPQIFPSGGVFNKPQWIRLASEDGNVELFFTLDGSLPDPIGNSNAVRRYTEPFLLDSSAVIRVRAFRDGSPPSETASAVLLIRPPHRLPILLLQADPADLFDERYGIYAHGDSSGSRWERPAVVHFFVDGRREFSVQAGLRIQGNTGRQMPKKSFRLHFRNRFGAERLSFPLFANAAESFTSLVLRAGYDDDLQKETGTLLRDPIVNELYRRLGLPTSHGLFCVLYLNHQFWGIYELREDIQTDFVRAYFGISDPDIIRLRWGYNNWEVDAGDAVEWQNLLDFFRSGSFEEDHAFAELARRIDVEAMTLLQALVHATQYRSWTYGAFFFRDRRTDGPWRFTIWDMDRSLSSLAWNGFSYYAQPTGEYWIHFIVQKMLENETYRRRFLNRLADLLNSRFHPRQTQAVLDSLAAAIEPEIPFEQKRWIPGEDRWRENVERLRSFLEVRPDTVLQQAARFFRIRPAVTIHIDVDSSRGRVRLNTLLIDGQFSGRYFPDVPIELTALPNDSFAFVGWSDPSLPESASIALTPTENMKLSPVFKRRNGFDTGDMLKSLTFSLAPNVPNPFNRSTNVSFTLPAAGRVRLALFDLQGRLTAVLLESDLPAGAHEFTWEAESQAAGVYLLCLESGGERRVRKITLLK, from the coding sequence TTGAAGATCAGGACGTTTCTCGAATTTATCGGCCTATGGTCGACTCTATTATTTTCAAATCTGTCGGCGCAGGTGGTGATCAATGAGGTCTGCCCGGCAAATCTGAGCGGACCGCGCGATGAATTCGGCGAGCGCGACGACTGGATCGAGCTTTACAATGCCGGGAATCAGATGGCGGATCTTTCAGGCTGGTGGATAAGCGATAATCTCAAATCGCCGCAAAAGCATCGGCTCGTGGGTCTAATCCTTCCGCCGCAAGCCAGGCTGATTTTATGGGCAGACGGGCAACCCGAACAAGGGCCGACGCATCTTTCGTTCAAGCTTTCCCGCAGCGGCGAGCAGCTCATTCTGACGGCTGCGGACGGTATGAGCGAATTTTTTCCCTACCCAGAGCTCCCGCCTGATCAATCTTTCGGCCGTTCGCCCGACGGTGACAGCAAACTGGTTATTTTTCCGACTCCGACGCCCGGCTCTCCCAATCCGGCAGCTGACAAGATTATCAAAAAGCCGCAAATTTTTCCGAGTGGAGGCGTTTTTAACAAACCGCAATGGATCCGCCTGGCTTCCGAAGATGGGAATGTTGAACTTTTCTTTACACTCGACGGCAGCCTGCCCGATCCGATTGGCAACTCGAATGCGGTTCGGCGGTACACGGAACCGTTCTTACTCGACAGCTCAGCCGTAATTCGGGTACGCGCTTTTCGCGACGGCAGTCCGCCGAGTGAAACCGCCTCTGCAGTTCTTCTCATACGGCCGCCGCATCGTCTGCCGATTCTGTTGCTGCAGGCTGATCCTGCCGATCTTTTCGATGAGCGTTACGGCATTTATGCGCACGGCGACAGCAGCGGCAGCCGCTGGGAACGTCCGGCTGTAGTACATTTTTTTGTCGACGGCCGGCGAGAGTTTTCTGTCCAAGCCGGTTTGCGCATCCAGGGCAACACCGGCAGACAGATGCCCAAAAAGTCCTTTCGCCTGCATTTTCGTAACCGTTTCGGCGCCGAGCGTCTCTCTTTTCCTCTCTTCGCAAACGCCGCCGAATCCTTTACGAGTCTGGTTCTGCGCGCCGGTTATGATGATGATCTGCAGAAGGAAACCGGCACGCTGCTGCGCGATCCAATCGTCAATGAGCTCTACCGCCGTCTCGGTTTGCCGACCTCCCATGGCCTCTTTTGCGTTCTCTATCTCAACCATCAGTTTTGGGGCATTTATGAACTGCGTGAGGACATTCAGACGGACTTTGTTCGGGCTTATTTCGGCATAAGCGATCCGGACATCATTCGCCTGCGCTGGGGCTACAATAACTGGGAGGTGGATGCGGGCGATGCTGTGGAGTGGCAAAACCTGCTTGACTTTTTTCGCAGCGGCAGCTTTGAAGAGGACCATGCTTTTGCCGAATTGGCGCGTCGCATCGATGTTGAGGCGATGACGCTTCTGCAGGCGCTTGTCCATGCAACGCAGTACCGCAGCTGGACCTACGGCGCTTTCTTTTTCCGCGATCGGCGAACCGACGGACCGTGGCGGTTCACCATTTGGGACATGGATCGCTCACTGAGTTCTCTTGCCTGGAACGGCTTTTCCTACTATGCTCAGCCGACGGGCGAATACTGGATTCATTTTATCGTGCAAAAGATGCTCGAAAATGAAACCTATCGCCGGCGTTTTCTCAATCGCCTGGCGGATTTGCTCAACAGCCGCTTCCATCCTCGGCAAACCCAAGCTGTGCTCGATTCCCTTGCGGCGGCAATTGAACCTGAAATTCCATTCGAGCAAAAGCGTTGGATTCCGGGCGAGGATCGCTGGCGTGAAAATGTGGAACGATTGCGCAGCTTTCTCGAAGTGCGGCCGGATACGGTGCTGCAACAGGCGGCGCGATTCTTTCGCATCCGTCCGGCAGTCACGATTCATATCGACGTCGACTCGAGTCGGGGCAGGGTCCGTCTCAACACTCTGCTGATCGACGGTCAATTCAGCGGCCGTTACTTTCCTGATGTCCCCATCGAATTGACCGCTTTGCCGAACGACAGCTTTGCTTTTGTCGGCTGGAGCGATCCTTCCCTGCCGGAATCGGCTTCGATCGCGCTTACGCCGACTGAGAACATGAAACTTTCGCCGGTGTTTAAACGCCGCAATGGATTTGATACCGGCGACATGCTGAAATCATTGACCTTTTCTCTCGCGCCCAACGTCCCCAATCCGTTCAATCGATCGACAAACGTGAGTTTTACACTTCCCGCAGCCGGTCGCGTTCGCTTGGCGCTGTTCGATCTTCAAGGCCGCCTTACGGCCGTTTTACTCGAAAGCGATCTGCCTGCCGGCGCGCACGAATTTACTTGGGAGGCTGAATCGCAGGCTGCCGGCGTATATCTGCTTTGTTTAGAAAGCGGCGGTGAGCGCCGAGTGCGCAAAATTACGTTGCTTAAATGA